One stretch of Filifactor alocis ATCC 35896 DNA includes these proteins:
- a CDS encoding SpoIID/LytB domain-containing protein produces MKQKQKILLIFMLLLWCNTIISFANNNYDNHYKVRIGLKYASGAKNNYSVNIEQVQLNQNSIPVIHSNRNANRVELGFVYLSRSYSTEWEAKQSSSESFVCYYKDTYFNATLSKKGNLSVPVVLVKQNDSILFAFDPKKDITLSSSNNKFKIEKKEYRGELELLSNNSSLTAINYIGLQDYLYGVLPKEISPEWELDALKAQAICSRNFTVTNMGKFKKYGFDLDTTTTSQVYGGIAAEHQRTNRAVDETEGEIGYYQGEIASLFFHSESGGQTESSENIWGMKKPYLIGVSDSFSNNGSYANWTYSISKSKLEGILSRSGQSVGKIKNISIDEKTENGRAKKITIYGTSGTRSFTKESFRRLIGTTTIKSMYFNFADTTPSLRPSSNDLDNIFADLSNLLNKKSSSPILLPSESIQVSSSDPIIIVGHGFGHGVGMSQFGANAMAKKGKNYKEIISYYFKGVNVQ; encoded by the coding sequence ATGAAACAAAAACAAAAAATATTACTCATTTTTATGTTGTTACTGTGGTGCAATACCATCATCAGTTTTGCAAACAACAATTATGACAATCACTACAAAGTTAGGATTGGGTTGAAGTATGCATCCGGTGCAAAAAATAACTATTCTGTGAACATCGAACAGGTACAATTAAACCAAAACTCGATTCCTGTTATTCATTCCAACCGAAATGCCAATCGCGTAGAACTTGGTTTTGTATATCTCAGCCGTTCTTACTCCACAGAATGGGAAGCAAAACAATCTTCTTCCGAAAGTTTTGTCTGCTATTACAAGGACACCTATTTTAACGCAACTCTGTCAAAGAAAGGCAACCTTTCCGTTCCTGTAGTATTGGTAAAACAAAACGACTCTATCCTGTTTGCCTTTGATCCGAAAAAGGATATTACCCTATCTTCTTCAAACAACAAATTTAAGATAGAAAAGAAAGAATATCGCGGAGAATTGGAGCTTCTATCAAACAATTCTTCATTGACCGCAATCAACTATATCGGACTTCAAGATTATCTCTATGGCGTATTGCCAAAAGAAATATCCCCTGAATGGGAACTGGATGCTCTTAAGGCACAAGCAATCTGTTCTCGAAATTTTACTGTCACAAATATGGGTAAATTCAAAAAGTACGGATTTGATTTAGACACCACAACCACTTCTCAAGTATACGGAGGAATTGCTGCTGAGCACCAAAGAACAAATCGTGCAGTAGATGAAACAGAGGGAGAAATCGGATACTATCAGGGAGAAATCGCCTCTCTCTTCTTCCATTCAGAAAGCGGTGGACAAACAGAAAGCAGTGAAAATATTTGGGGAATGAAAAAACCTTATCTCATAGGAGTAAGCGATTCCTTTTCTAACAACGGTTCCTATGCAAATTGGACCTATTCTATCAGCAAATCAAAATTAGAAGGAATCCTATCCCGTTCCGGTCAATCTGTCGGAAAAATCAAGAACATTTCCATTGATGAAAAAACAGAAAATGGTCGTGCAAAAAAAATTACCATTTATGGAACATCCGGAACCCGCAGCTTTACAAAAGAGTCTTTCAGAAGACTGATTGGGACTACTACAATCAAAAGTATGTACTTTAATTTTGCAGACACAACTCCATCATTGCGTCCTTCGTCCAATGACCTGGACAATATTTTTGCGGATTTGAGTAACTTGTTAAACAAAAAATCATCCTCTCCGATATTACTTCCAAGTGAATCGATACAGGTCAGCTCATCAGATCCTATCATCATTGTAGGTCACGGTTTTGGACATGGTGTCGGAATGAGCCAATTTGGTGCAAATGCTATGGCAAAAAAAGGAAAAAACTACAAAGAAATCATCTCTTATTATTTTAAAGGCGTTAATGTACAATAA
- the queA gene encoding tRNA preQ1(34) S-adenosylmethionine ribosyltransferase-isomerase QueA translates to MNTKDFYYDLPEACIAQEPLKQRDSSKLLLLDKKTGEIEHKHFKDITQYLKKGDVLVMNNTRVLPARLFGTKEDTGANIELLLLKRMDLTTWEVMAKPAKRLKIGNIIFFHQTLSAVVKEIKDEGIRIIEFIYDGIFEEILDMLGTMPLPPYIHKKLEDKERYQTVYSKVDGSAAAPTAGLHFTKKLLSELQDIGVQLEYVTLHVGLGTFRPVMVEDVTKHHMHTEYYEIQKDVAQRINQAKAEKRRIICVGTTSVRTLESSARDGRISELSGWTDIFIYPPYRFQMADALITNFHLPESTLLMLVSALANKEFIMHAYKTAIEQNYRFFSFGDAMFIHN, encoded by the coding sequence TTGAACACAAAAGATTTTTATTATGATTTGCCGGAAGCATGCATTGCTCAAGAACCTCTTAAACAAAGAGATTCATCTAAATTGCTTCTTTTAGACAAAAAAACAGGAGAGATAGAACATAAGCATTTCAAAGACATTACTCAATATCTGAAAAAAGGAGATGTGCTGGTTATGAATAATACTCGTGTGTTACCGGCACGTCTTTTTGGAACAAAAGAAGACACCGGCGCAAATATTGAACTCCTTCTATTAAAAAGAATGGATTTGACTACATGGGAAGTTATGGCAAAACCGGCAAAACGTTTGAAAATAGGAAATATTATCTTTTTTCATCAAACACTTTCTGCTGTTGTAAAAGAAATAAAAGATGAAGGAATTAGAATCATTGAATTTATATATGACGGTATTTTTGAAGAAATATTGGATATGCTTGGAACAATGCCTCTTCCACCCTATATTCACAAAAAATTGGAAGATAAAGAGAGATATCAAACTGTATATTCTAAAGTAGACGGTTCTGCGGCAGCTCCGACAGCGGGATTGCATTTTACCAAAAAACTTCTTTCTGAATTACAAGACATCGGTGTCCAATTAGAATATGTAACTCTTCATGTAGGTCTTGGGACTTTTCGTCCTGTTATGGTTGAAGATGTCACAAAACATCATATGCATACAGAGTACTATGAGATCCAAAAAGATGTTGCACAGCGAATCAATCAAGCCAAAGCAGAGAAAAGACGTATTATCTGTGTAGGTACCACTTCCGTTCGAACTTTGGAATCTTCCGCTCGTGATGGAAGGATATCTGAACTTTCAGGATGGACTGATATCTTCATCTATCCTCCCTATAGATTCCAAATGGCAGATGCCTTGATTACAAATTTTCATCTTCCGGAGTCTACACTATTAATGCTTGTCAGCGCACTTGCAAACAAAGAATTTATTATGCATGCCTACAAGACAGCGATTGAACAAAACTATCGTTTTTTCAGTTTTGGTGATGCTATGTTCATTCACAATTGA
- the tgt gene encoding tRNA guanosine(34) transglycosylase Tgt, with protein sequence MNAIKYELIKVCKQSGARLGKLHTPHGTIDTPVFMPVGTQATIKSMTPEELKQMDAKIILSNTYHLYLRPGHHLVEKAGGLHKFMNWDRAILTDSGGFQVFSLGDLRKITEEGVTFRSHLDGSKHFLSPEKVMEIENALGADIIMSFDECTPYPADYNYTKNSMERTLRWAERGKNAHKKTDVQALFGIVQGGMYKDLRYESAMRTQEIDFPGYSIGGLSVGESKEMMRDILEHTAPLLPTDKPRYLMGVGSPDDLIDGVIRGIDMFDCVLPTRIARNGTAMTSQGKVVVRNANYAESFEPLDSHCNCYTCQNYSRAYIRHLVKTNEILGARLITTHNLHFLINLMKQIREAIAEDRLLDFRKEFFESYGYQL encoded by the coding sequence ATGAACGCTATTAAATATGAACTAATTAAAGTATGTAAACAATCCGGCGCAAGACTTGGAAAACTGCATACCCCACACGGTACGATAGACACTCCCGTGTTTATGCCTGTCGGAACGCAAGCCACCATAAAATCTATGACACCGGAAGAATTGAAACAAATGGATGCTAAAATCATTCTATCCAACACCTATCATCTCTATTTGAGACCTGGGCACCATCTTGTTGAAAAGGCAGGGGGACTGCACAAATTTATGAATTGGGATCGTGCAATCTTAACCGATTCAGGTGGTTTTCAGGTATTCAGTTTGGGCGATTTAAGAAAAATAACAGAAGAAGGAGTTACCTTCCGTTCCCACTTAGATGGCAGTAAACACTTCTTGTCTCCTGAAAAAGTGATGGAGATTGAAAATGCACTTGGTGCTGACATCATCATGTCATTTGATGAGTGCACACCCTATCCTGCCGACTACAACTATACCAAAAATTCGATGGAACGAACGCTGAGGTGGGCAGAAAGAGGAAAAAACGCTCACAAAAAAACTGATGTACAAGCATTATTCGGTATTGTGCAAGGCGGAATGTATAAAGACTTGAGATACGAATCCGCGATGAGAACACAAGAAATCGACTTTCCGGGATATTCCATCGGTGGGCTCTCCGTTGGAGAATCAAAAGAAATGATGAGGGATATTTTGGAGCATACCGCCCCGCTTCTTCCTACGGATAAACCGCGATATTTGATGGGAGTAGGTTCACCGGATGACTTGATTGACGGTGTGATTCGTGGTATCGATATGTTCGATTGTGTTCTTCCGACAAGAATTGCACGAAACGGAACTGCCATGACAAGTCAAGGGAAAGTCGTGGTGAGAAACGCAAACTATGCAGAATCCTTTGAGCCGTTAGATTCACACTGTAACTGCTACACTTGTCAAAACTATTCCCGTGCCTACATTCGTCACCTTGTAAAAACCAATGAAATCTTAGGCGCTCGATTGATTACGACACACAATCTTCATTTTTTAATTAACCTGATGAAACAGATTAGAGAAGCAATTGCAGAAGACAGACTTCTTGATTTTAGAAAAGAGTTTTTTGAAAGTTACGGTTACCAACTTTAA
- a CDS encoding DNA-methyltransferase, with the protein MKATRNKTIDLSVEEGQKYLNRCITLEQSAPLSSVLDKTILGDTFDTIPYLPKNFVDLLIVDPPYNLDKNFNGKQFKQLNDTDYEEYTKQWIQKVIPLLKDTASVYVCCDWKSSLIIGNILKQYFFLQNRITWQREKGRGAMSNWKNGMEDIWFATKSKNFTFHVEDVKIRRKVLAPYRKNGKPKDWEETENGKFRNTYPSNFWDDISIPYWSMSENTAHPTQKPEKLLAKLILASSNRGDVVFDPFLGSGSTSVTAKKLNRHFVGIEQNPQYCIWTEKRLEMADNNSSIQGYTEGVFWERNTFRNQQNK; encoded by the coding sequence ATGAAAGCAACCAGAAACAAAACAATAGATTTAAGCGTTGAAGAAGGGCAGAAATACTTAAATCGATGTATTACACTCGAACAATCCGCTCCTCTGTCATCCGTTTTGGATAAAACCATTTTAGGCGATACATTCGATACAATACCATATCTCCCCAAAAACTTTGTTGATTTGCTTATCGTAGATCCTCCCTACAATCTGGATAAAAATTTTAACGGAAAACAATTCAAACAACTGAATGATACCGATTATGAGGAATATACAAAACAGTGGATTCAAAAAGTGATCCCTCTTCTAAAAGATACGGCAAGTGTTTATGTTTGCTGTGATTGGAAATCCAGTCTTATCATCGGAAACATACTCAAACAATACTTTTTTTTACAGAATCGAATTACGTGGCAAAGAGAAAAAGGCCGTGGAGCAATGTCTAACTGGAAAAACGGAATGGAGGATATTTGGTTTGCAACAAAATCAAAAAACTTTACTTTTCATGTAGAAGATGTCAAAATCAGAAGAAAAGTTCTTGCGCCTTACCGAAAAAACGGCAAGCCGAAAGATTGGGAAGAAACAGAAAACGGAAAGTTTCGAAATACTTATCCCTCTAATTTTTGGGATGATATCTCTATCCCTTATTGGTCAATGTCCGAAAACACAGCGCATCCAACACAAAAACCGGAAAAACTTCTTGCAAAATTGATTCTTGCAAGCTCCAACCGTGGCGATGTTGTCTTCGATCCGTTTTTAGGTTCCGGCTCTACTTCGGTTACCGCAAAAAAATTAAATCGTCACTTTGTAGGAATTGAACAGAATCCACAATACTGCATTTGGACGGAAAAAAGACTGGAAATGGCGGACAACAATTCTTCCATACAAGGATATACAGAAGGTGTGTTTTGGGAAAGAAATACCTTTCGAAATCAACAAAATAAATGA
- a CDS encoding D-glycero-alpha-D-manno-heptose-1,7-bisphosphate 7-phosphatase, whose protein sequence is MKVAFLDRDGTINLDYPDMDWKNVENPILLDGAITGMKLLNNQGFEIIIVSNQYIIGEGVITFEQFNSFHNQLLEVLAINNIRVLDSFICPHSRTDNCECCKPKTGLILQAIEKYPHIDLSESIMCGDSVSDLKCAKTMGLKFYGIDFGENAIKDLSCLPTLVR, encoded by the coding sequence ATGAAAGTTGCTTTTTTGGACAGAGATGGAACAATCAATTTAGATTATCCTGACATGGATTGGAAAAATGTTGAAAATCCTATATTGTTAGACGGAGCAATAACAGGAATGAAGCTTCTTAACAACCAAGGGTTTGAAATAATTATTGTTAGCAATCAATATATAATAGGAGAAGGTGTTATTACCTTTGAACAATTTAATAGTTTCCATAATCAGCTATTAGAAGTATTAGCAATTAACAATATAAGGGTATTAGATAGTTTTATTTGCCCTCATTCAAGAACTGATAATTGCGAATGTTGTAAACCTAAAACAGGTTTGATTTTACAGGCTATTGAAAAATATCCACACATTGATTTATCGGAATCTATAATGTGTGGGGACTCTGTTAGCGATTTGAAATGTGCAAAGACTATGGGACTGAAATTCTATGGTATTGATTTTGGAGAAAATGCAATCAAGGATTTATCTTGTCTTCCTACTTTGGTTCGATAA
- the yajC gene encoding preprotein translocase subunit YajC yields the protein MTTQQLLSYGLPFFLLGIFYILLIRPQQQKDKQVRVMRENLKVGDEITTIGGINGRIVKLSDTSATIEVGSDRTKLTIERWGIGRKNEK from the coding sequence ATGACGACACAACAACTTCTTTCTTACGGACTTCCCTTCTTTCTGTTAGGAATTTTCTATATTCTTTTGATTCGTCCACAACAACAGAAAGACAAACAAGTCCGTGTCATGCGAGAAAATTTGAAAGTAGGCGATGAAATTACAACGATTGGAGGAATCAATGGTCGTATTGTAAAACTATCTGATACTTCAGCAACAATTGAAGTCGGCTCTGACCGTACCAAACTTACCATAGAGCGTTGGGGAATTGGAAGAAAAAATGAAAAGTAA
- a CDS encoding gamma carbonic anhydrase family protein, which translates to MIKEYGTFNPDLSQHCFIADSSDVVGNVSIEDNSSVWFHATIRGDLDSITIGSGTCFQEQSVVHTTTGYPVEIGNNVIVGHGAIIHGAKIRDGALIGMGSILMNGAIVGEGSIIGAGSLVTENTIIPPGVVAYGNPCKVIRNVTKDEKKDIEISAKRYVELSKEYIK; encoded by the coding sequence TTGATTAAAGAATACGGAACATTCAATCCCGATTTATCTCAACATTGTTTCATCGCAGACAGTTCCGATGTTGTCGGAAATGTATCGATTGAAGATAATAGTAGTGTTTGGTTCCATGCAACCATTCGTGGCGACCTTGATTCCATTACTATCGGAAGCGGTACTTGTTTTCAAGAACAATCTGTTGTACATACAACAACAGGTTACCCTGTAGAGATTGGAAATAATGTCATCGTCGGTCATGGAGCAATTATTCACGGTGCCAAAATAAGAGACGGCGCATTGATTGGCATGGGTAGTATTTTGATGAACGGTGCCATTGTTGGGGAAGGCTCTATCATCGGTGCGGGTAGCTTGGTGACTGAAAACACGATAATTCCTCCCGGCGTAGTAGCTTATGGAAATCCTTGTAAAGTAATTCGTAATGTTACCAAAGATGAAAAAAAAGATATCGAAATAAGTGCTAAAAGATATGTTGAATTATCAAAAGAATACATTAAATAA
- a CDS encoding protein translocase subunit SecDF → MKQSKTKSMSIFFLVILLIASFGLAAIKGVNVGSKTFGNVKSQIRQGLDLKGGFYVVYEAETDATGDELNRIMDQTIAVFRKRVDAMGLTEPSIVREGEKRVRIELPGVKNAEEAMTSIGKTAQLMFVKEDGSVVLTGKEVKDSQVAVDPKTQIPVVTLEFNDEGTKAFAEATAELAPTKGKIMIILDDQLISAPSVQSPIPNGNAEINGDFTYESASTLSSLIRGGALPVNFKEIESSVTTATLGDKALQNSIKGALLGILLVMLLMLAVYRLPGFIADIALVAYMLIVAYVYAALHATLTLPGIAAAILSVGMAVDANVIIFERIKEEMRKGKSIRISIESGFSKALSTILDSQITTFIAGVVLYYFGTGPIKGFALTLMIGILASIFTAVFITKLLLKSFINAFHITKTEYFGVKVGMDKESKLFDFMGKKKIFFSISAIVIIIGLATSTFSGLNYGIDFTGGTTMGINLGKYVETTEIREITNEIDPTMSINYLGENKDSVELKTIKDLDNAERKAVFEKFKTKYNLTDDAFYKSSQFGPTVGKEIKHKAFTSVAIATFCMLLYVSFRFQLAYGIAAIIALLHDVLVVFAVYAVLRIPLNSPFVAAMLTVVGYSINDTIVIFDRVREELGGRRSNLEEVVNKSISQTLKRSINTSLTTLLAILSLYIMGVESIREFTLPLLAGITVGTYSSVCIAGSLWVILTKKLRKA, encoded by the coding sequence ATGAAACAAAGTAAGACAAAGAGTATGTCCATATTCTTTCTTGTTATCTTACTGATTGCATCATTCGGCTTAGCCGCAATCAAAGGGGTTAATGTCGGTTCAAAGACATTCGGAAATGTAAAATCACAAATTCGTCAAGGTCTTGACTTAAAAGGAGGTTTCTACGTTGTATATGAAGCAGAAACCGATGCAACCGGAGATGAATTAAATCGTATTATGGACCAAACCATTGCCGTATTTAGAAAAAGAGTTGACGCAATGGGATTAACAGAACCTTCTATCGTACGTGAAGGTGAAAAAAGAGTTCGTATTGAACTTCCCGGTGTGAAAAATGCAGAAGAAGCCATGACTTCTATCGGAAAAACAGCACAACTGATGTTTGTAAAAGAGGATGGAAGTGTTGTATTAACAGGAAAAGAAGTGAAAGACTCACAAGTTGCCGTTGATCCGAAAACACAAATTCCTGTTGTTACACTTGAGTTCAACGATGAAGGAACAAAAGCTTTTGCAGAAGCTACTGCAGAACTTGCTCCGACAAAAGGTAAAATTATGATTATTTTGGATGATCAACTTATTTCTGCACCATCCGTACAAAGTCCGATTCCGAATGGAAATGCGGAAATTAACGGAGACTTCACATATGAAAGTGCAAGTACATTATCCAGCTTAATTCGTGGCGGTGCGTTACCTGTAAACTTCAAGGAAATCGAAAGCTCCGTTACTACAGCTACATTAGGAGATAAAGCACTTCAAAACAGTATCAAAGGAGCTCTTTTAGGTATTCTTTTGGTTATGTTACTGATGCTTGCCGTATATCGTCTACCCGGATTTATCGCTGATATCGCACTTGTTGCGTATATGTTAATTGTTGCATATGTATATGCCGCATTGCATGCCACATTAACATTACCCGGAATTGCTGCTGCTATCCTGTCAGTCGGTATGGCAGTAGATGCAAATGTTATCATATTTGAAAGAATTAAAGAAGAAATGAGAAAAGGAAAATCGATTCGTATCTCTATTGAAAGCGGATTCTCTAAAGCTCTTTCTACCATTTTAGACTCTCAAATCACAACTTTCATTGCCGGCGTTGTGCTGTATTACTTTGGTACAGGACCAATTAAAGGGTTCGCATTGACATTGATGATAGGTATTCTTGCCTCTATTTTCACGGCAGTATTTATTACCAAGCTATTGTTAAAATCATTCATCAATGCATTCCATATCACCAAGACAGAATATTTTGGTGTAAAAGTTGGAATGGATAAAGAATCTAAACTTTTTGATTTTATGGGTAAGAAAAAAATCTTCTTCTCAATCTCTGCTATTGTCATCATAATTGGATTAGCTACATCTACCTTCTCAGGATTAAACTACGGTATCGACTTTACAGGTGGTACCACAATGGGAATCAACCTTGGAAAATATGTTGAAACCACAGAAATCAGAGAAATTACTAATGAAATTGATCCAACCATGTCTATCAACTACTTGGGAGAAAACAAAGATTCGGTTGAATTAAAAACAATCAAAGACTTAGATAACGCAGAACGAAAAGCAGTATTTGAAAAATTTAAAACCAAATACAACTTAACAGATGATGCATTCTATAAATCATCTCAATTTGGACCGACTGTAGGAAAGGAAATTAAACATAAGGCATTTACATCTGTAGCGATTGCAACTTTCTGTATGCTGTTATATGTTTCATTCCGTTTCCAATTAGCATACGGAATCGCAGCAATCATTGCATTATTACATGATGTATTAGTGGTATTTGCCGTTTATGCGGTACTTAGAATTCCTCTAAACTCGCCGTTTGTAGCAGCAATGCTTACAGTAGTAGGTTACTCTATCAATGATACCATTGTTATCTTTGACCGTGTTCGTGAAGAATTAGGCGGTAGAAGAAGTAACTTGGAAGAGGTAGTAAACAAATCGATTTCACAAACATTAAAACGTTCTATCAATACCTCTTTAACAACACTGCTTGCAATTTTATCTCTATACATTATGGGTGTAGAATCCATTCGTGAATTTACACTACCGTTGTTAGCAGGAATCACAGTAGGAACTTATTCTTCTGTTTGTATCGCCGGAAGTTTATGGGTTATCTTAACAAAAAAACTTAGAAAAGCATAA
- the trhA gene encoding PAQR family membrane homeostasis protein TrhA, which yields MIFKKNKRTKSCNDLSQTISKLNNTDSVDLNQNKKYYSSDSTSDAISFPFRVKDPGSALTHFIAFITCIFLMPMILTHIAAHGAKNTALISVSIFMLSMILLYGASSAYHTFNISKKANKILRKIDHMMIFVLIAGSYTPVCLLALANRHGVRLLAFVWIIAVVGIALTGFWVNCPKWISSIIYIAMGWSCISSVPQIVSNLSKQGFLWLLAGGIIYTLGGIIYAMKFQLFRNRFQYIGAHEIFHVFVMGGSLCHFILMYYLPIH from the coding sequence ATGATATTCAAAAAAAACAAAAGAACAAAATCTTGTAACGATTTATCGCAAACAATCAGCAAATTGAACAATACAGATTCCGTTGATTTAAATCAAAATAAAAAATATTACTCTTCCGATTCAACGTCGGATGCGATTTCTTTTCCTTTTCGCGTAAAAGATCCGGGTAGTGCACTTACCCACTTTATTGCTTTTATCACATGTATTTTTTTGATGCCAATGATATTGACGCATATTGCGGCACACGGCGCAAAAAATACTGCTTTGATAAGTGTCAGCATCTTTATGTTGAGTATGATACTGTTGTATGGAGCAAGTAGTGCATACCACACATTCAATATCTCAAAAAAGGCGAATAAAATATTGCGAAAAATTGACCATATGATGATTTTTGTTCTGATTGCCGGCTCTTATACACCGGTTTGCCTACTTGCGCTTGCTAACCGACATGGAGTTCGATTACTCGCTTTTGTTTGGATAATTGCGGTTGTCGGTATTGCATTGACTGGATTTTGGGTCAATTGTCCAAAGTGGATTTCTTCGATTATTTATATCGCCATGGGTTGGAGCTGTATTTCTTCCGTTCCGCAAATTGTTTCGAATTTATCGAAACAGGGCTTTTTATGGTTGCTCGCCGGCGGAATTATCTATACTTTGGGCGGAATTATCTATGCTATGAAATTTCAACTGTTTCGCAATCGTTTCCAATATATCGGAGCACATGAAATTTTTCATGTTTTTGTCATGGGAGGAAGTTTATGCCATTTTATTTTAATGTATTATCTTCCAATCCACTAA
- a CDS encoding DUF1836 domain-containing protein — MHEKQKEEMLLSIRDFRLPKYDEIPDVGLFLEQTTKYISKYVEPLQDITLTGSMISNYVKQKIIAKPIKKQYFTDQIAYLIFIAIAKSVLSLDDIHLFIQLQKKTYDTKTAYEYFCNELEKAIPYVFGIGEYPEINKEENSHEKIMLRNTVITIAHKVYLDKCFALLHEERKEENKF, encoded by the coding sequence ATGCATGAAAAACAAAAAGAAGAGATGCTTTTATCCATTCGAGATTTTCGATTGCCGAAGTATGACGAGATACCCGATGTCGGATTATTTTTAGAGCAAACGACAAAGTATATTTCAAAATATGTCGAACCGTTACAGGATATCACACTTACAGGTTCAATGATTAGCAATTATGTTAAACAAAAAATCATTGCAAAACCGATAAAAAAACAATATTTTACCGATCAGATTGCATATTTGATTTTTATCGCGATTGCAAAATCAGTACTTTCTTTAGATGATATCCATTTGTTCATTCAATTGCAAAAAAAAACCTATGACACTAAGACTGCATATGAATATTTTTGTAACGAGCTGGAAAAAGCTATTCCGTATGTATTTGGAATTGGAGAATATCCTGAAATCAATAAAGAAGAGAACAGTCATGAAAAAATCATGCTCCGCAATACGGTTATTACCATTGCACACAAGGTCTATCTAGATAAATGTTTTGCTTTGTTGCATGAAGAGCGTAAAGAAGAAAATAAGTTTTGA
- a CDS encoding 2-hydroxyacyl-CoA dehydratase subunit D: MSEVRELLDQFKYYANNPRKQLDKYLAEGKKAVGIFPYYAPEEIAHAGGLVPFGVWGGQGPIEKAKEYFPTFYYSLALRCLEMALDGTLDGLSASMITTLDDTLRPFSQNYKVSAGRKIPMVFLNHGQHRKEEFGRVYNARIFNNARKELEKICDVKITDESLKKTFAIYNENRAEKRRFIKLAADHPQTVKASDRCYVLKSGYFMLKEENTAMLKELNDKLEAMPKEDWDGPRVVTSGIIVDNPGLLEVFDNYKIAVVADDVAHESRALKIDIDMTIEDPMMALSDQFARMDEDPILYDPDIFKRPKYVVDLVKDNDADGCLLFMMNFNDTEEMEYPSLKQEFEKEGIPLIKMGYDQQMVDFGQVKTQLETFNEIVQMNRF; the protein is encoded by the coding sequence ATGAGCGAAGTAAGAGAATTATTAGATCAATTCAAATACTATGCCAATAATCCAAGAAAACAATTGGATAAATATTTGGCAGAAGGAAAAAAAGCAGTAGGGATTTTTCCTTACTATGCACCGGAAGAAATTGCACACGCAGGTGGATTGGTTCCTTTTGGAGTATGGGGTGGACAAGGTCCTATTGAAAAAGCAAAAGAATATTTCCCGACTTTCTATTATTCATTGGCACTTAGATGCTTAGAAATGGCGTTAGACGGAACATTAGACGGTCTTTCCGCGTCAATGATTACAACATTAGACGATACTTTGAGACCTTTTTCTCAAAACTATAAAGTAAGTGCCGGACGTAAGATTCCAATGGTATTTTTGAACCATGGACAACACAGAAAAGAAGAATTCGGTAGAGTATATAATGCCAGAATCTTTAACAATGCAAGAAAAGAATTAGAAAAAATTTGTGATGTAAAAATTACAGACGAAAGTTTAAAGAAGACTTTTGCAATCTACAATGAAAACAGAGCGGAAAAAAGAAGATTTATCAAATTGGCTGCTGATCATCCACAAACAGTAAAAGCATCTGATCGTTGCTATGTACTAAAAAGCGGTTACTTTATGTTGAAAGAAGAAAATACTGCAATGTTGAAAGAATTGAATGATAAATTGGAAGCTATGCCAAAAGAAGATTGGGATGGACCAAGAGTAGTAACAAGCGGTATTATTGTAGACAACCCGGGATTATTAGAAGTGTTTGATAATTACAAAATCGCAGTTGTTGCAGATGATGTAGCACATGAATCAAGAGCTCTGAAAATTGACATTGATATGACAATTGAAGATCCGATGATGGCATTGTCCGATCAATTTGCAAGGATGGATGAAGATCCGATTCTTTACGATCCTGACATCTTCAAGAGACCAAAATATGTAGTAGATTTGGTAAAAGACAATGATGCTGACGGATGTTTACTATTTATGATGAACTTCAATGATACAGAAGAAATGGAATACCCATCATTGAAACAAGAGTTTGAAAAAGAAGGAATTCCGTTGATTAAAATGGGATATGATCAACAAATGGTTGACTTCGGACAAGTAAAAACACAATTAGAAACATTTAATGAAATTGTTCAAATGAACCGTTTCTAA